One genomic window of uncultured Erythrobacter sp. includes the following:
- a CDS encoding C1 family peptidase: MMDLTYEGHPLNGCLFEDSPAPAPTLETSGASASTSAIPKAIDLRPYCTPVENQQRTNSCVANAIVGAVELLHKKDKRTERDLSRLFLYYNARKLGDREDRDEGTYIHHGMAAVMAHGICEERMWPFQQVAVNEVPTQGCYENATHYEAIQFARTPGASAISALAQELPVAFGIVLPGECYKVAHQTGIIPPPEMLPVQSPPSGHAMLLVGYDLSEKMFIARNSWGPGYGKDGYILIPFDVMFKYAHPDQFWTIGAIERAPGLRLMGMGVEEAAISYGAPVRRSGARDGVATQLRGEIEGRLGEAKRGFADRLRGRN, from the coding sequence ATGATGGACCTGACATATGAAGGCCACCCACTTAATGGATGCCTGTTCGAGGATAGTCCGGCGCCTGCGCCCACGCTTGAGACGTCTGGGGCCAGTGCCTCCACCTCCGCCATTCCCAAGGCAATCGATCTCCGGCCATATTGCACGCCGGTGGAGAACCAGCAGCGCACGAACAGCTGCGTTGCAAATGCAATCGTCGGCGCGGTTGAGTTGCTGCATAAGAAGGACAAACGCACGGAGCGCGATCTCTCGCGGCTGTTCCTCTACTACAATGCGCGCAAGCTGGGCGATCGCGAGGACCGCGACGAGGGGACTTACATTCATCATGGCATGGCTGCGGTTATGGCCCACGGGATTTGCGAAGAGCGAATGTGGCCGTTCCAGCAAGTGGCGGTGAACGAGGTGCCGACCCAAGGGTGCTACGAGAATGCCACGCACTACGAAGCCATCCAGTTTGCGCGGACTCCCGGAGCCTCCGCGATCTCTGCGCTGGCGCAGGAATTGCCGGTCGCTTTCGGGATCGTTTTGCCCGGCGAATGCTACAAGGTTGCGCATCAGACGGGGATCATTCCGCCGCCAGAGATGCTGCCGGTGCAGAGCCCACCCAGCGGCCATGCGATGTTGCTGGTCGGCTATGACCTCAGCGAAAAGATGTTCATCGCCCGCAATTCATGGGGGCCTGGCTATGGCAAGGACGGCTACATCCTCATCCCGTTCGATGTGATGTTCAAATACGCCCATCCAGACCAGTTCTGGACCATCGGCGCGATTGAGCGTGCACCCGGCCTGCGCCTGATGGGCATGGGCGTCGAGGAAGCCGCAATCAGCTACGGCGCGCCGGTTCGCCGGTCCGGCGCGAGGGACGGCGTTGCTACGCAGCTTCGCGGCGAAATCGAAGGTCGCCTTGGCGAAGCCAAACGCGGCTTCGCGGACAGATTGCGCGGCAGGAATTAG
- a CDS encoding serine/threonine-protein kinase, whose product MTKCSKCDHENAGGAQFCGQCGASLKQETVGDITPELDSMQTVGMFETVGRGDKAISKELEFGEGDVFAGRYTVQSLIGRGGMGVVYKAVDRHGEREVALKLIRPDLLSGAEAVKRLIAEGVTTQELAHPNIVRVYNVDEADNVPYVAMEYVGGTTLGEWHRARIANREQVPVRVAARIIMELLAGLEAAHAAGIIHRDLKPQNIILTAEPDEKNASIKILDFGIARVAGAEESLGGTALGTAAYMAPEQRTDPDLVDTSADLFALSKIFYKLLMDALPDTMWQPPSASRSEVPEEVDALILSGISVNRNDRPQSVDEFRTRLLAAMNSKPGTRRNPNNTIQKLHDSGGEDSGKTGLASITESPMKMAGIGCFGALALVVIFIANLPPVPDDEYPPPPPPPPESPYARLAGDWYSELSGEAEPFAISADGSFQASGMDETYNVPFTVSGQFVGNNATYQYQSQLGVFQGTLTWNGSDCHVDNSLNVAGQIVTDRYHINHLPGEPCPAGF is encoded by the coding sequence ATGACAAAATGCAGCAAATGCGACCACGAGAATGCCGGGGGCGCCCAGTTCTGCGGCCAATGCGGTGCGTCGCTAAAGCAGGAAACAGTTGGCGACATCACGCCAGAACTCGACTCGATGCAGACCGTTGGAATGTTCGAAACGGTCGGGCGCGGCGACAAAGCCATCTCGAAAGAGCTTGAATTTGGCGAAGGCGATGTCTTCGCCGGTCGCTACACGGTCCAATCGCTGATCGGTCGCGGCGGGATGGGCGTGGTTTACAAGGCGGTCGACCGTCACGGCGAGCGCGAAGTTGCGCTCAAGCTGATCCGGCCGGACCTTTTGTCGGGTGCGGAAGCGGTGAAGCGCCTGATCGCAGAAGGTGTCACCACACAAGAACTCGCACATCCGAATATCGTCCGGGTCTACAATGTCGATGAGGCTGACAACGTCCCTTATGTGGCAATGGAATATGTCGGCGGGACGACCTTGGGTGAATGGCACCGCGCAAGGATTGCCAATCGCGAGCAAGTGCCTGTCAGAGTGGCGGCCAGGATCATCATGGAGCTACTCGCGGGGCTTGAAGCAGCCCATGCGGCAGGGATCATCCACCGCGACCTCAAGCCGCAAAACATCATCCTGACGGCTGAACCGGACGAGAAAAACGCCTCAATCAAGATCCTCGATTTCGGGATTGCTCGTGTGGCGGGAGCCGAAGAAAGCCTTGGCGGAACCGCGCTGGGGACGGCGGCCTATATGGCCCCGGAACAGCGAACCGATCCCGATCTGGTGGATACGTCCGCCGATCTCTTCGCGCTGTCGAAGATTTTCTACAAATTGCTGATGGATGCTCTGCCGGACACGATGTGGCAGCCGCCATCGGCGAGCCGATCCGAAGTTCCTGAGGAGGTCGATGCGCTGATCCTGTCCGGAATTTCCGTCAATCGCAACGACCGCCCGCAGTCGGTAGACGAATTTCGCACACGGCTGCTGGCAGCCATGAATAGCAAGCCCGGCACGCGGCGGAATCCCAACAACACGATCCAGAAACTGCATGACAGCGGCGGGGAAGACAGCGGCAAGACTGGCTTGGCGAGCATCACCGAAAGCCCCATGAAAATGGCCGGGATCGGGTGCTTTGGGGCATTGGCGCTCGTCGTAATATTCATCGCTAACCTGCCCCCGGTGCCGGACGATGAGTATCCGCCTCCACCTCCGCCTCCGCCGGAATCGCCCTATGCCCGGCTTGCGGGAGACTGGTACAGCGAGCTTAGCGGTGAAGCGGAACCCTTCGCGATCAGTGCCGACGGTTCATTTCAAGCGAGCGGGATGGACGAAACCTACAACGTCCCGTTCACGGTTAGCGGTCAGTTCGTCGGCAACAACGCAACCTACCAATATCAGAGCCAGCTGGGTGTGTTCCAGGGCACACTGACCTGGAATGGATCAGATTGCCACGTCGACAATTCTCTGAATGTCGCGGGCCAGATCGTCACCGACCGATACCACATCAATCACCTGCCGGGCGAACCTTGTCCGGCGGGATTCTAG
- a CDS encoding FHA domain-containing protein: MAFAECGGLVGADGQCQVCVGPKLIIEPGATMHAPVGGSVALPFALMNASLKDRPLFITGLWSREAGDWRKERLGWEELGPQERAPASVIAREIDKPGMHEIEIMFAVSTRYKQREERFAFSTRVLLTVQGESSSSGPTIQISSENEMNGNVIQIHDNTAGGEEGSGKVIEAIDMNVVRLDREEATLGLRGMEGDLHVRRSAAFHFDGFPENDHIPSGFPIMTPDGLLAFGRERSRETGGASDVRLLVTSPSGQVDNGLSLLVSRRHFDLFVENDCLVLRVRGRNGLQVNGEVLSCEERAVLKDGDTIEPVRDHPGTVALTVRFDREHRRVTGVKLTRKPSLRDASQ; the protein is encoded by the coding sequence ATGGCCTTCGCAGAATGCGGCGGCCTGGTTGGTGCTGACGGGCAATGCCAGGTTTGCGTCGGGCCAAAGCTGATCATTGAACCGGGCGCGACGATGCATGCTCCTGTTGGAGGGTCGGTCGCGCTGCCATTCGCACTGATGAACGCGTCTTTAAAGGATCGTCCGCTCTTCATCACAGGGCTATGGAGCCGCGAGGCTGGAGACTGGCGCAAGGAGCGGCTTGGCTGGGAAGAACTCGGTCCGCAGGAACGCGCGCCCGCTTCGGTGATCGCGCGCGAGATCGACAAGCCGGGCATGCACGAGATCGAGATAATGTTCGCGGTCTCGACCCGTTACAAACAGCGCGAAGAACGCTTCGCCTTTTCGACCCGCGTCCTGCTGACCGTGCAAGGCGAAAGCAGCTCTTCCGGACCGACGATCCAGATCTCGAGCGAGAACGAGATGAACGGCAACGTTATCCAGATCCACGACAACACCGCTGGAGGTGAAGAAGGCAGTGGCAAGGTCATCGAAGCGATCGACATGAATGTGGTCCGCCTCGACCGCGAAGAAGCCACGCTCGGTCTGCGGGGGATGGAGGGCGATTTGCACGTTCGCCGCTCGGCTGCATTCCACTTTGACGGCTTTCCCGAGAATGATCACATCCCGTCTGGCTTTCCGATCATGACCCCCGACGGATTGCTTGCGTTCGGCCGCGAGCGATCGCGCGAAACCGGCGGTGCAAGTGACGTCAGGCTCCTCGTAACATCGCCAAGCGGTCAGGTGGATAACGGTCTTTCCCTGCTGGTTTCGCGGCGGCATTTCGATCTGTTTGTCGAGAATGACTGCCTTGTCCTGCGTGTTCGCGGGCGAAACGGATTGCAGGTCAATGGCGAGGTCCTGTCCTGCGAAGAGCGGGCGGTGTTGAAGGACGGCGACACAATCGAACCTGTCCGAGATCATCCAGGAACCGTGGCGCTGACCGTCAGGTTCGACCGAGAACATCGCCGGGTGACAGGCGTGAAACTCACAAGAAAACCTTCGCTAAGGGACGCTTCCCAATGA